In Stieleria varia, one genomic interval encodes:
- a CDS encoding TlpA family protein disulfide reductase gives MRTQNSEPTGCQIHRFRFTAGLLGIICAIGFGSLGWHAAMPPRALADDVSDAAAFQQIYNELLSRMDKDVDDAAAYLEAKLAEHPEMSDLNILRESLAGRFASDGQDEKAWQQFQMLLDDQIAHVNVQGNQYGIWMTIQGMQGLNRQSPEKDKMMQATQRGVNALSSVSPELEMQAQLPLSLLTAMHAKALSDDGKEEEAKKMVQARLDRLREINTSDDATEQTMQAIVRLLRTLSTDQAENDPWRDDCIAMIDGVLESALERFPESPALQSDYAETQYLMITRWKQDDPDAAKARLDRVTKRLLPISGSNRNVQSTLRRLEIHRERIAGVKPAKTLVGAAAPDWDIDAWVNATDVSRESLKGKVILIDFWAMWCGPCIATFDHLREWRKEFGDDGFEIVGVTTYYNYAWDDLNQRASRSTDEVSAEDERKTLESFLKHHELLHPVIVTPKESEMQSEYGVRGIPHVVLIDREGVVQLVQTGAGEATAKTIEAKIRELLGKGKGK, from the coding sequence ATGCGTACGCAAAATTCTGAACCAACGGGCTGCCAGATTCACCGGTTTCGTTTCACAGCAGGCTTGCTCGGTATCATCTGTGCTATCGGGTTCGGATCACTGGGGTGGCACGCTGCGATGCCTCCGCGTGCCCTGGCCGATGATGTGAGCGATGCAGCGGCTTTTCAGCAGATCTACAACGAACTTTTGTCACGGATGGACAAGGACGTCGATGATGCCGCAGCGTATCTAGAGGCAAAGCTTGCGGAGCATCCCGAGATGTCTGATCTCAATATCTTGCGTGAGTCGCTGGCCGGTCGGTTTGCATCCGATGGCCAAGACGAGAAGGCGTGGCAGCAGTTTCAAATGCTGTTGGACGATCAGATCGCACACGTCAATGTTCAAGGAAACCAGTACGGCATTTGGATGACGATCCAGGGAATGCAGGGGCTGAATCGTCAGTCGCCTGAGAAAGACAAGATGATGCAAGCGACGCAGCGCGGCGTGAATGCACTGTCGTCGGTGTCACCCGAGCTGGAGATGCAAGCGCAGTTGCCGCTCTCGCTGTTGACGGCGATGCACGCAAAGGCGTTGTCGGATGACGGCAAAGAGGAGGAAGCAAAAAAAATGGTGCAAGCCCGTTTGGATCGACTCCGCGAGATCAACACATCTGACGATGCAACAGAGCAGACCATGCAAGCGATCGTCAGACTGCTGCGCACGCTCAGCACCGATCAGGCTGAGAACGATCCTTGGCGTGACGATTGCATCGCGATGATCGACGGCGTCTTGGAATCTGCCCTGGAACGCTTTCCCGAATCACCAGCACTGCAGTCCGACTACGCCGAGACGCAGTACTTGATGATCACGCGATGGAAGCAGGATGATCCCGATGCGGCCAAAGCACGATTGGATAGGGTGACGAAACGTCTCTTGCCGATTTCGGGAAGTAACAGAAACGTGCAATCAACCTTGAGACGCCTGGAAATCCACCGAGAACGAATCGCCGGCGTCAAGCCAGCCAAGACGCTTGTGGGGGCTGCCGCTCCAGATTGGGACATCGACGCTTGGGTCAATGCGACGGACGTTTCGCGAGAGTCACTCAAGGGGAAAGTGATCCTGATCGATTTCTGGGCCATGTGGTGCGGGCCGTGCATCGCAACGTTTGATCACTTGCGTGAGTGGCGTAAAGAGTTTGGCGACGACGGATTCGAAATCGTCGGAGTCACCACGTACTACAACTACGCCTGGGATGATCTCAATCAGCGGGCGTCTCGATCGACGGACGAGGTGTCGGCCGAAGACGAACGTAAAACGCTGGAGAGTTTTTTGAAGCATCACGAATTGCTGCATCCCGTGATCGTTACTCCCAAAGAAAGCGAGATGCAGTCGGAGTACGGCGTGCGTGGGATTCCCCATGTCGTTTTGATCGATCGCGAGGGCGTCGTTCAACTTGTTCAAACGGGTGCCGGCGAGGCGACGGCGAAAACGATCGAAGCAAAGATCCGAGAGTTGTTGGGGAAAGGCAAAGGGAAGTAG